A single region of the Pyricularia oryzae 70-15 chromosome 4, whole genome shotgun sequence genome encodes:
- a CDS encoding alpha-mannosidase, protein MCTGGHGGGHGDGASISRAYPLRADVPVGKRINHLYQKRLPNFSGPGQWEKFNLLAMLYDQKVSEPPHLSMSVWSAPGLTRPTFAEATSPSNEFRPTQIGESFGPSWSTHWFKVEITLPAEMQTAEQVELHWDCNNEGTVWTADGNPLQGLTGRKERVEWIIPDAFRDGAQHTIYIEMACNGMFGNGPGAPIFKNNPGGDSIQPPDPDKKFALATSELVSVYLDARRLLFDYSIISDAAMEFPENSWEQREALTVASQIIDTFKLGDKSSITAARKIAAGYLGPNVDSEAVYADSSRSPDVFAVGHCHIDTCWLWPWEETKRKVARSWSNQCDLMDRYPELNFACSQAQQFAWLKEMYPYVFERVKAKVASGQFHPIGGSWVEHDTNMPSGESLVRQFLYGQRFFESNFGARSTTSFLPDTFGQSPQIPQLCRQAGMDRFVTQKLCFNSVNDFPHTTFNWVSLDGSQVLCHMPPAKTYCANGTFAEIKRSVVEHRTLDKDRTSLILFGKGDGGGGPTWEQIERLRRLRGLSDTTGMLPRVHLGKTVDQFFDQLMPKAHTLPTWHGDLYFELHRGVYTTQANTKLKNRQAEFLLRDIELLATLASIESPESYKYPTKELREMWEGVLLCQFHDCLPGTAIKMCYDDSDKVYAKVFESATGLLQTIYATLGLSQEFDNSRLALNTLPWPRAELVKTKAGKDVVARGSGVLLSTEEFEESESQKAVTVKESSSGVFVLENEAFTVTVEKGCLTSLYDKRAKREVLAGKANQYAIYDDKPVYWQAWDVEVFHLETRQELPGNGTATTTIVEDGPHRVSVATDMKISDVSSINTTISLSASLPDEGYLPYVEFSAEVDWHENMKFLKVEFPVDIRHHEASYDTQYGVIRRPTHYNTSWDMAKFEVCSHKYADLSEHGYGVSILNDSKYGFSTAGNVMRLSLLRSPKAPDDTADMGKHSIRWAIMPHVGPLGPDTVRASFNFNNPLRVVGSGADSVLSKLSTQILTLTGDKNLVLDAVKRGEDDADISIGDLPARPQGQKSVIVRVFDSLGGRGVGTVRSLWNLAKVVKTNILEDDGDVVPLAEDGHGFEVDIGPFQVQTYRLVLA, encoded by the exons ATGTGTACTGGCGGCCATGGCGGTGGTCACGGCGATGGCGCCTCCATCAGCCGGGCATACCCCCTACGTGCCGATGTGCCGGTAGGGAAACGCATCAACCATCTCTATCAGAAGCGACTCCCGAACTTTTCTGGACCAGGCCAATGGGAAAAGTTCAACCTGCTTGC CATGCTTTATGACCAGAAAGTCTCGGAGCCGCCACACCTCAGTATGTCCGTCTGGAGCGCGCCGGGACTGACGCGCCCAACTTTTGCCGAGGCGACCAGCCCATCGAACGAGTTCCGCCCGACTCAGATCGGGGAATCGTTCGGGCCCTCGTGGTCTACTCACTGGTTCAAGGTGGAAATAACACTACCGGCTGAAATGCAGACTGCCGAGCAGGTCGAACTGCACTGGGACTGCAACAATGAGGGTACCGTGTGGACGGCCGATGGCAACCCTCTGCAAGGTCTCACGGGCCGCAAAGAGAGGGTGGAGTGGATCATTCCAGACGCGTTTCGGGATGGGGCGCAGCATACAATTTACATCGAGATGGCGTGCAATGGCATGTTTGGCAACGGACCGGGTGCTCCCATCTTTAAGAACAACCCGGGAGGCGACTCGATCCAGCCCCCGGACCCGGATAAGAAATTCGCCTTGGCAACCTCGGAGCTAGTGTCTGTATACCTAGACGCTCGCCGGCTGCTGTTCGACTATTCCATCATATCCGATGCTGCCATGGAATTCCCCGAGAACTCTTGGGAGCAGCGCGAGGCCCTTACGGTGGCAAGCCAGATTATTGACACTTTCAAGCTGGGCGACAAGAGCTCCATCACCGCGGCGCGCAAGATTGCTGCAGGATACCTGGGCCCAAATGTCGACTCGGAAGCTGTGTACGCCGACTCCAGTAGGAGTCCGGACGTCTTTGCGGTTGGCCATTGTCACATTGATACATGCTGGCTATGGCCCTGGGAGGAGACGAAGCGCAAGGTTGCTAGGTCCTGGTCCAACCAGTGCGATCTGATGGACCGTTACCCGGAGCTGAACTTTGCATGCTCCCAGGCGCAACAG TTTGCTTGGCTAAAAGAGATGTACCCCTATGTCTTCGAGAGGGTTAAAGCCAAGGTAGCTTCTGGCCAATTCCATCCGATTGGCGGCAGCTGGGTTGAGCACGACACCAATATGCCCAGCGGCGAGTCTCTGGTTAGACAATTCCTTTATGGTCAGCGGTTTTTCGAAAGCAATTTTGGCGCCAGGTCAACCACAAGCTTTCTACCCGATACCTTTGGACAAAGTCCCCAAATACCGCAGCTGTGTAGGCAAGCTGGAATGGATCGTTTCGTTACCCAAAAGCTCTGTTTCAACAGCGTGAACGACTTTCCACATACTACTTTTAACTG GGTCTCGCTCGACGGCAGCCAGGTGCTTTGCCATATGCCGCCGGCAAAGACTTACTGCGCAAACGGAACATTTGCAGAGATCAAGCGTAGCGTGGTCGAGCACAGGACATTGGACAAGGACCGCACTTCTCTTATCCTG TTTGGCAAAGGagatggcggtggtggtccCACCTGGGAGCAGATTGAACGACTCCGAAGACTCAGGGGCCTCTCCGACACCACCGGCATGCTCCCGCGAGTGCACCTCGGGAAAACAGTTGACCAGTTCTTTGACCAGCTCATGCCGAAAGCACACACCTTGCCCACTTGGCATGGTGACCTCTATTTTGAGCTCCACAGGGGTGTTTACACGACCCAGGCAAACACAAAGCTGAAGAACCGGCAAGCAGAGTTCTTGCTCAGGGATATCGAGCTTCTGGCAACCCTCGCATCGATCGAGAGCCCCGAAAGCTACAAGTACCCGACAAAGGAGCTCCGAGAGATGTGGGAGGGTGTGCTGCTGTGCCAGTTCCACGACTGCCTCCCTGGCACGGCGATAAAAATGTGCTACGACGATTCGGACAAGGTATATGCCAAGGTGTTCGAGAGTGCAACCGGGCTTTTGCAAACCATCTACGCGACTCTTGGCTTGTCCCAGGAGTTTGACAACAGCCGGCTTGCCTTAAACACACTGCCATGGCCTCGCGCTGAGCTCGTCAAGACCAAGGCTGGGAAAGATGTTGTTGCACGCGGCAGCGGCGTGCTTCTTTCCACCGAGGAATTTGAGGAGTCTGAAAGCCAAAAAGCTGTGACGGTGAAGGAGTCGTCCTCAGGTGTGTTCGTGCTAGAGAATGAAGCTTTCACCGTCACCGTGGAAAAGGGTTGCCTCACATCGCTCTACGACAAGAGGGCCAAACGCGAGGTCCTTGCAGGCAAGGCGAACCAGTATGCAATCTACGATGACAAACCGGTGTACTGGCAAGCTTGGGACGTCGAGGTGTTCCATCTGGAGACGCGACAAGAGCTGCCTGGTAATGGCACGGCGACAACAACCATCGTCGAAGATGGCCCGCACCGCGTCAGTGTAGCAACAGACATGAAGATCAGCGACGTGAGCTCCATCAATACGACAATCTCGCTATCAGCATCTCTCCCTGACGAAGGCTATCTCCCGTACGTCGAATTCTCTGCCGAGGTCGACTGGCATGAGAACATGAAGTTCCTCAAGGTTGAGTTCCCCGTGGATATTCGCCATCATGAAGCGTCGTACGACACCCAATACGGTGTTATCCGCAGGCCGACCCACTACAACACTTC TTGGGACATGGCCAAGTTTGAGGTGTGCTCGCACAAATACGCCGACCTTTCGGAGCACGGATACGGCGTATCCATCCTAAACGACAGCAAGTACGGATTCTCAACTGCTGGAAACGTGATGCGTCTTTCGCTCCTGCGGTCACCGAAAGCACCCGATGACACGGCCGACATGGGCAAGCACTCGATCCGCTGGGCCATCATGCCTCACGTCGGCCCTCTCGGACCGGATACCGTTCGGGCGTCGTTCAACTTCAACAACCCTCTACGCGTGGTCGGATCCGGTGCCGACTCGGTGCTTTCCAAGCTCTCCACGCAAATTTTGACCCTGACCGGCGACAAGAACCTCGTGCTGGACGCCGTCAAGCGGGGTGAGGACGACGCTGATATCAGCATTGGCGACCTGCCGGCGCGACCCCAGGGTCAGAAGTCGGTGATTGTGCGGGTTTTTGACAGCCTGGGAGGACGCGGCGTCGGGACGGTGCGCTCGCTTTGGAACCTGGCCAAGGTTGTAAAGACCAACATATTGGAAGATGATGGGGATGTTGTGCCATTGGCTGAAGACGGCCACGGTTTCGAGGTTGACATTGGGCCGTTCCAGGTGCAGACGTACAGGTTGGTATTGGCTTAG
- a CDS encoding creatine transporter, producing the protein MSDDNKANSFWRKAYRAFAPEAEKGDDGRDNWPSRTAFVLACMGGTVGLGNLLRFPSIAFQNNGLQWFIPYFMAVFLLAIPVVILEVAIGQAYRGGCLVAYDHISRRTKGLGLALVMNGYIVCNYFVPILAWVMIYFRHSFSNPLPWAEDSQDFFDNQVVQAVSGIPGEIVDGSVTSYTSYPEMGMVGEIVGWSAFTWFVVWLCMFSGVGMTGRVVYFTMGMPIVMIIILLGRGASMENAVEGIKLYVAEWHGDKLGRPAIWQAAASHIFFSIGAGMGYYTSYASYNQKFSNAVQDALIIACSNSAIEVSAGFAVFGIVGYLGIRPDSGEVLGTYNLAFITLPAAFVQMPGSNFWAVIFFITIMVLGFSSCFAMLESLVTLVMDTGISKRVSRVAVSTVIIIVSFLLSLMYCTHFGRDLLNAVDAWISDLSLVGIVALESVVSTTVYRFRDVTGQVGLPAFAIFNGGYALAFVLGLIIAHHVSPEAGAGAGFGIFIAALLLCVFMARTPSVPAPRFWGGNPLLNKLWWLAFYSGNQLRRDLNVTVAQGNNWAIPFFWAPVLKYISAPILLIVFSLGYPKFTSRMQDPLEILGFAISHCIIAVVLLGFLLPRWFDVFIPEQRRNEGILPYAPGVTLGTSPEDAARGATEAGVDRNIDGVDDMQESKPVDSGEVDGTRTPSDDLSDKRVDVDDRVQSDPKTKPVMNDVN; encoded by the exons ATGTCCGACGACAACAAAGCAAATAGCTTCTGGAGAAAGGCATATCGCGCCTTTGCTCCTGAAGCCGAAAAGGGTGATGATGGGCGGGATAACTGGCCTTCGAGAA CGGCCTTCGTCCTCGCCTGCATGGGAGGTACTGTTGGTCTGGGAAACCTCTTGCGATTCCCGTCGATTGCCTTCCAAAACAATGGATT ACAATGGTTCATACCATATTTCATGGCAGTCTTCCTTCTGGCTATCCCTGTAGTCATTCTTGAGGTGGCCATCGGCCAGGCCTACCGCGGCGGATGCCTCGTCGCATACGACCACATATCACGCCGGACCAAAGGCCTCGGGCTTGCTCTCGTCATGAACGGCTACATAGTCTGCAACTACTTTGTTCCCATCCTGGCCTGGGTCATGATCTATTTCCGACATTCATTCTCCAACCCACTTCCGTGGGCTGAAGACAGCCAGGACTTCTTCGACAATCAAGTCGTCCAAGCCGTGTCGGGCATCCCAGGAGAGATTGTCGACGGCTCCGTGACTAGCTACACCTCATACCCAGAGATGGGGATGGTAGGCGAGATTGTCGGGTGGAGCGCCTTCACCTGGTTTGTAGTCTGGCTCTGCATGTTCAGCGGTGTTGGAATGACGGGCCGCGTGGTTTACTTTACCATGGGGATGCCGATCGTGATGATCATCATTCTCCTTGGTCGCGGTGCATCCATGGAGAATGCAGTCGAGGGCATCAAGCTCTATGTGGCCGAGTGGCATGGCGATAAGCTTGGGCGACCCGCCATTTGGCAGGCTGCTGCGAGTCACATATTCTTCTCCATTGGCGCAG GCATGGGTTATTACACCTCATATGCTTCGTATAACCAAAAGTTTTCCAACGCAGTGCAGGACGCACTCATCATTGCTTGTAGCAATTCGGCCATCGAGGTCTCAGCAGGTTTTGCTGTCTTCGGCATTGTTGGCTATCTCGGAATTCGGCCAGACAGTGGTGAAGTACTTGGGACGTACAACCTGGCCTTCATCACTTTACCTGCCGCCTTTGTGCAGATGCCCGGGAGCAACTTTTGGGCCGTGATTTTCTTCATCACAATCATGGTGCTCGGGTTCAGCTCTTGCTTTGCCATGCTCGAGTCGCTGGTGACCCTGGTCATGGATACGGGGATTTCAAAGCGGGTTTCACGCGTCGCTGTCTCGaccgtcatcatcatcgtctCGTTTCTTCTTTCGCTCATGTACTGCACTCACTTTGGCAGAGATCTGCTCAACGCGGTTGACGCCTGGATCAGCGATCTGTCTTTGGTGGGCATCGTCGCCCTCGAGTCTGTGGTGTCCACTACCGTTTACCGTTTCCGCGATGTTACGGGACAGGTAGGCCTGCCGGCATTCGCCATCTTCAACGGCGGCTACGCGCTGGCGTTTGTCCTGGGTCTGATTATCGCACATCACGTGTCTCCCGAGGCTGGCGCTGGCGCGGGATTCGGTATTTTCATTGCCGCCCTCTTGTTGTGTGTCTTCATGGCGAGGACACCCTCGGTACCGGCCCCCAGGTTCTGGGGCGGTAATCCTCTGCTCAACAAGTTGTGGTGGCTGGCCTTCTACTCT GGAAACCAACTCCGTCGTGATCTGAACGTCACAGTCGCGCAAGGCAACAACTGGGCCATCCCCTTCTTCTGGGCACCGGTACTCAAGTACATCTCGGCGCCGATCCTGCTCATCGTCTTCTCGCTCGGATACCCCAAATTCACCTCGAGGATGCAGGATCCCCTCGAGATTCTTGGTTTTGCCATATCCCACTGTATCATCGCGGTAGTCCTCCTCGGCTTCCTCCTCCCCCGGTGGTTTGACGTCTTCATCCCAGAGCAGCGCCGCAACGAGGGCATCCTGCCTTATGCGCCTGGCGTTACGCTGGGCACGTCGCCGGAGGATGCTGCACGCGGCGCGACGGAGGCCGGAGTTGACAGGAACATTGATGGCGTTGACGACATGCAGGAGAGCAAACCAGTCGACAGTGGTGAGGTCGATGGCACTAGAACTCCGAGCGATGACCTGTCGGACAAGAGGGTCGATGTTGACGATCGTGTTCAGAGTGACCCCAAGACTAAGCCTGTGATGAACGATGTCAACTGA